From Schaalia sp. ZJ405, one genomic window encodes:
- a CDS encoding ABC transporter ATP-binding protein, whose amino-acid sequence MGRHRRYRRRTMMQTSTPLISISHLTKSYRKIPALTDVSLDLEAGHIVGLLGENGSGKTTLLKILAGVLAEWTGDVTIDGRAPGAETKAMVSYLPDAEFLNPALTPPAAIDLYQRFFADFDAEKARDLVEFFKLPQDRTLKEMSKGMGEKLRIALVMSRRARVYLLDEPISGVDPAAREVLLDGILHEFDPNALMVMSTHIITDIESFVDQVVFVRGGSILLTGDADDLRSEYGMSLDAIFRKEYR is encoded by the coding sequence ATGGGACGACACCGCAGATACAGGAGGCGCACAATGATGCAGACATCCACACCGCTTATTTCCATCTCTCACCTAACGAAAAGCTATAGAAAAATTCCGGCACTGACCGATGTTTCTCTCGACCTTGAGGCGGGGCACATTGTCGGACTACTCGGTGAGAATGGCTCGGGGAAAACCACTTTGCTCAAGATCCTCGCCGGTGTCCTGGCTGAATGGACCGGCGACGTCACGATCGATGGCCGCGCTCCCGGAGCCGAAACCAAGGCGATGGTCTCCTACCTTCCCGATGCGGAGTTCCTCAATCCCGCACTTACTCCACCCGCTGCGATCGATCTCTACCAGCGCTTCTTTGCCGACTTTGACGCCGAAAAGGCTCGTGATCTCGTCGAATTCTTCAAGCTTCCTCAGGATCGAACACTCAAAGAAATGTCTAAGGGCATGGGGGAGAAGCTGCGCATCGCCCTCGTCATGTCTCGTCGCGCACGTGTCTACCTGCTTGACGAACCAATCTCGGGAGTTGACCCCGCGGCCCGTGAGGTTCTCCTCGACGGAATCCTCCACGAATTTGATCCCAACGCTCTCATGGTCATGTCCACTCACATCATCACGGACATTGAAAGCTTTGTTGATCAGGTTGTTTTCGTTCGAGGCGGGTCCATCTTGCTCACCGGTGACGCAGATGACCTCAGAAGCGAATACGGAATGTCTCTGGACGCAATTTTCAGGAAGGAATACCGCTGA
- a CDS encoding DEAD/DEAH box helicase, whose protein sequence is MATISSDAPASTDTDSQRPVKPVEYSAGVVRLGNIRAVTTDADATPDVTNTGDEHFEQKSFADFGVTDPIVDALAERGITHPFPIQALTLGPALDRHDIIGQAKTGTGKTLGFGIPVLEDVIAPDEPGFDDLLNPNNPQALIILPTRELSKQVAQDLRVAGANLSTRIVEIYGGVAFEPQIDALEKGADIVVGTPGRLIDLLRKGYLHLSGVETVVLDEADEMLDLGFLPDVETLLARVPSNRHTMLFSATMPGPVVALARKFMEHPTHIRAQDPQDQNQTVNSVKQVIYRAHAMNKIEIVARILQSQDRGRTIIFCRTKRTAAHLGEDLTERGFAVGSLHGDLGQGAREQALRAFRKGKVDVLVATDVAARGIDVDDVTHVINYQCPEDEKIYIHRIGRTGRAGHSGTAVTFVDWDDTPRWSLISKTLGLGVPEPLETYHTSPHLYTDLDIPEGTTGRLPRSRRTAAGLGAEVLEDLGGPSSRGRGRARSPRAGSRSGGRGSSAGRFGRARSSRGSSGGSGSERAHYGDRNRTSRDGDSSIQPGTQGHSDRGTRGRGRGNHTSAVDSPHASTGRTRRRIRKRGSSASGSEG, encoded by the coding sequence ATGGCCACGATTTCTTCGGATGCTCCAGCGTCCACAGATACAGATTCTCAACGTCCCGTCAAACCCGTGGAGTATTCCGCAGGAGTCGTACGACTGGGCAATATCCGCGCGGTAACCACCGACGCAGATGCTACTCCCGATGTTACGAACACGGGAGACGAACATTTTGAGCAGAAGTCCTTCGCGGACTTTGGAGTCACCGATCCGATCGTTGACGCATTGGCAGAACGTGGGATCACGCATCCCTTCCCGATTCAAGCTCTGACGCTGGGCCCCGCCTTGGATCGTCACGACATCATCGGCCAGGCGAAAACCGGAACTGGAAAGACCCTAGGCTTCGGTATTCCCGTACTTGAGGACGTCATCGCCCCAGATGAGCCGGGTTTCGACGATTTGCTCAACCCGAATAATCCCCAAGCCTTGATTATTTTGCCGACCCGCGAATTATCCAAGCAGGTCGCTCAGGATCTGCGCGTCGCGGGGGCTAATCTCTCGACGCGCATCGTCGAGATTTACGGTGGTGTTGCTTTCGAGCCGCAGATCGACGCTCTTGAAAAAGGCGCAGACATCGTTGTTGGAACCCCCGGGCGCCTCATTGATCTGCTGCGCAAGGGCTATTTGCATCTGTCCGGCGTTGAAACCGTTGTTTTGGACGAGGCCGACGAGATGCTTGATCTCGGGTTCCTTCCCGACGTCGAGACGCTGCTCGCCCGCGTCCCGTCGAATCGCCACACGATGCTGTTCTCTGCAACGATGCCTGGACCTGTCGTCGCTTTGGCTCGGAAGTTCATGGAGCATCCAACTCATATCCGCGCGCAGGATCCGCAGGATCAGAATCAGACCGTTAACTCGGTCAAGCAGGTGATTTACCGTGCGCACGCGATGAATAAAATTGAGATTGTTGCGCGGATCCTTCAGTCCCAGGATCGAGGCCGCACGATTATTTTCTGCCGAACGAAGCGCACGGCCGCGCACCTGGGTGAGGATTTGACCGAACGCGGCTTTGCCGTGGGTTCACTCCACGGAGATCTCGGTCAGGGAGCTCGTGAGCAGGCGTTACGTGCCTTCCGCAAGGGAAAGGTGGACGTCCTCGTTGCCACGGATGTTGCGGCGCGCGGCATCGACGTTGACGATGTCACTCACGTCATCAATTACCAGTGTCCCGAGGATGAAAAGATTTATATTCACCGGATTGGCCGTACTGGTCGCGCAGGTCATTCCGGGACGGCGGTCACTTTCGTGGATTGGGATGATACGCCCAGATGGTCGCTCATTTCTAAGACGCTGGGGCTTGGCGTTCCCGAGCCCTTGGAGACCTATCACACCTCGCCCCACCTGTACACGGACTTAGATATTCCAGAAGGAACAACCGGGCGTCTCCCGCGATCGCGTCGTACCGCTGCAGGGCTTGGCGCTGAGGTTCTGGAGGACCTGGGTGGGCCTTCATCCAGGGGACGAGGACGAGCGCGCTCACCGCGCGCAGGCTCCCGGTCTGGTGGTCGTGGGAGCTCAGCTGGACGCTTCGGACGTGCCCGGTCTTCACGTGGTTCTTCGGGTGGTTCAGGGTCGGAACGTGCACATTATGGTGACCGTAACAGGACGTCGCGTGATGGCGATTCGAGTATTCAGCCGGGCACCCAGGGTCATTCTGATCGAGGGACGCGTGGCCGTGGTCGCGGCAACCACACATCCGCCGTGGATTCACCTCATGCATCGACCGGTCGGACTCGTCGACGCATCCGTAAGCGCGGCTCATCCGCTAGCGGATCGGAAGGCTAA
- a CDS encoding DUF3107 domain-containing protein, with product MKVVIGVRDSVREIPLDLDLDANALRSTVERALLDGALIDLTDTKGDRVLIPAASVAFIQISEQESRHVGFQLS from the coding sequence ATGAAGGTTGTTATTGGTGTGCGAGATTCCGTCAGAGAAATCCCGCTGGACCTTGATCTGGATGCCAATGCGCTGCGTTCAACCGTAGAGAGGGCACTCCTGGACGGAGCGCTCATTGATCTCACCGACACCAAGGGGGACCGCGTCCTTATTCCCGCAGCATCAGTTGCATTCATCCAGATTTCGGAGCAGGAATCACGCCACGTCGGATTCCAGCTGAGTTAG
- a CDS encoding GntR family transcriptional regulator, protein MKIDDTRPIWIQLSEEFTRRIVSGEWAIGSKIPSVRDLALEAGVNPNTVQRALGAIDARGLTTTERTAGRFVTREEEAITAARNELAVGATDTFITAITAIGLEQAEVLALLSTRWDDTADTGGAQ, encoded by the coding sequence GTGAAAATCGACGACACCAGGCCCATTTGGATTCAACTCTCCGAAGAATTCACTCGTCGAATCGTCAGTGGTGAATGGGCCATCGGATCCAAAATTCCCAGTGTCCGAGACCTGGCACTTGAAGCCGGAGTCAATCCCAACACCGTTCAGCGAGCCCTGGGAGCAATCGACGCCCGAGGACTGACAACAACCGAAAGAACCGCAGGCCGATTCGTGACCCGTGAAGAAGAGGCAATCACCGCGGCACGCAATGAACTCGCTGTCGGAGCCACCGACACGTTCATTACTGCAATCACGGCAATCGGCCTTGAACAAGCGGAAGTTCTCGCACTTCTTTCCACCCGATGGGACGACACCGCAGATACAGGAGGCGCACAATGA
- a CDS encoding ferritin-like fold-containing protein, with amino-acid sequence MASQHNPLSGADTEVLGLVAYSALAVMTRLAKDGDQAPTIEAHVQNARMSAQAFSLFEQLEKWAQTHGVDLATAAGEFSGLYDDLDARTRPTAWVERLVKTYVTVGILGDMLSKIAEYHDLTQLGGKGWDVNQGEWTRNHLGPQTLEDEQLAARLSLWARRVAGEVFGLVRSTLFTHPNLLPDPDAQDELVQWITQQHRQRMTEISLKG; translated from the coding sequence ATGGCTTCTCAACACAACCCACTGTCAGGTGCCGATACTGAAGTCCTCGGACTCGTTGCCTACTCTGCGTTAGCCGTGATGACGCGCCTAGCGAAAGACGGAGATCAGGCTCCCACCATTGAGGCACACGTGCAGAATGCGCGAATGTCCGCGCAGGCATTCAGCCTCTTCGAGCAGCTGGAGAAATGGGCTCAAACCCACGGTGTCGATCTGGCGACTGCCGCGGGAGAATTCTCCGGGCTCTACGACGACCTTGATGCGCGAACGCGACCGACCGCCTGGGTTGAACGCCTGGTGAAAACCTACGTCACCGTGGGAATCCTCGGGGACATGCTGTCGAAAATTGCGGAGTACCACGACCTGACTCAGCTGGGAGGCAAGGGGTGGGACGTCAACCAGGGGGAGTGGACGCGAAACCACCTGGGTCCTCAGACCTTAGAGGATGAGCAACTTGCGGCGCGCCTGTCACTGTGGGCGCGGCGCGTTGCCGGAGAGGTCTTCGGCCTCGTGCGGTCAACGCTTTTTACCCACCCGAATCTCCTCCCTGACCCCGATGCCCAAGACGAACTCGTTCAGTGGATTACACAGCAGCATCGTCAGCGGATGACGGAGATTTCCCTCAAGGGATAG
- a CDS encoding ABC transporter permease produces the protein MTFWNQAFFAVTRRRTKSVVLALIIILISGVFVLQGVITSTLTAITQAAENQIRPGFTVTSPAGDFQQKAVDALLSTPHVSGHNFTLDTSAENAEGHFQSVLGVSDLLELPTFTKKESELKQGGDDAVTQLRDGTGAVIAEPFAAAQKLTIGDELTLTRDDESITCRIVGIYALTETAPSDSELPIYTDLKSAQKLAGKDALSTATFYTDSRHHLDAAITEAKAHLAQGLELKNNNSSVAAVLDSVAGVTTLISRLLWAVLAAGAAILVLVLTFWTRSRIHEVGVLLSIGYSKRRLFAQFVTELTMLAVPSFVIGMFISEGIGYALSSYVLNTVNTAAVGDVSVSRGALVLTAAFSLVAVLAIVVVSLLIAMIPILRLHPKQILSKMS, from the coding sequence ATGACATTCTGGAACCAAGCGTTTTTCGCTGTAACGCGCCGACGCACGAAGAGCGTCGTCCTCGCTCTGATCATCATCCTCATTTCAGGGGTGTTTGTCTTACAAGGAGTGATAACAAGTACGTTAACCGCAATTACTCAAGCCGCTGAAAACCAGATCAGGCCTGGTTTCACGGTGACATCCCCAGCGGGGGATTTTCAGCAGAAAGCTGTCGACGCCCTGCTGTCTACCCCGCATGTGTCCGGCCACAACTTCACGCTCGATACCTCAGCAGAAAATGCCGAAGGGCATTTCCAATCGGTACTGGGAGTCAGTGATCTTTTAGAACTCCCCACCTTCACAAAGAAAGAGTCTGAACTCAAACAAGGTGGTGACGACGCCGTCACTCAACTTCGTGACGGTACGGGCGCGGTGATCGCTGAACCCTTTGCCGCTGCACAGAAGCTAACAATCGGTGACGAACTGACACTGACCAGGGACGATGAGAGCATCACGTGTCGCATCGTGGGGATCTATGCACTCACCGAAACAGCGCCCTCCGATAGTGAACTGCCGATCTACACCGACCTCAAGAGCGCGCAGAAACTCGCCGGAAAAGATGCCCTGAGCACTGCCACCTTTTACACGGACTCGCGTCATCATCTTGACGCGGCAATCACAGAGGCCAAGGCGCATCTTGCGCAAGGACTGGAGCTCAAGAACAACAACTCAAGTGTGGCCGCTGTCCTTGACTCTGTGGCTGGAGTGACAACGTTGATTTCGCGCCTTCTGTGGGCGGTACTGGCTGCGGGCGCAGCAATCCTTGTGCTGGTCTTGACTTTCTGGACGCGTTCGCGCATCCACGAAGTTGGTGTTCTCCTATCGATCGGCTACTCCAAGCGTCGGCTGTTCGCTCAGTTTGTTACTGAGTTGACGATGCTTGCGGTCCCAAGCTTTGTCATCGGGATGTTCATCAGCGAAGGTATTGGATATGCCTTATCCAGTTACGTACTCAATACCGTCAATACTGCCGCCGTTGGTGATGTGAGCGTCTCACGGGGTGCCCTTGTTCTCACGGCTGCATTCTCTCTCGTGGCAGTCCTTGCAATTGTCGTGGTTTCACTGCTGATCGCGATGATTCCGATCCTACGTCTGCATCCGAAGCAGATTCTCTCCAAGATGAGCTAA
- a CDS encoding ABC transporter ATP-binding protein: MTTLKLDNLSFVYHGLKKSVLNNVNAEFTSGTFYAIVGNSGAGKSTLLGLLAGLDEPTRGKILLDGQDVAERGYAYHRQHNVSLVFQNYNLIDYLTPLENVKLVDPKAKIDSLLNVGLSEDEAKRNVMKLSGGQQQRVAIARALASNSPVILADEPTGNLDGDTAAEMIEILRRLAHEQDKCVIVVTHSKQLAHRADVVFRLKNRNLVRQ; encoded by the coding sequence ATGACCACTCTGAAACTCGACAATCTCAGCTTCGTCTACCACGGCCTGAAGAAAAGCGTGTTGAATAACGTCAACGCGGAATTCACCTCCGGAACCTTCTACGCCATCGTTGGTAATTCCGGGGCTGGGAAGTCCACGCTTCTGGGCCTACTCGCCGGTCTTGACGAACCGACCCGAGGCAAGATTCTCCTCGATGGTCAGGACGTGGCTGAGCGTGGGTACGCCTACCATCGCCAGCACAATGTTTCCCTGGTTTTCCAGAACTACAACCTCATTGACTACCTCACGCCGTTGGAAAACGTGAAATTGGTTGATCCCAAGGCGAAAATCGACTCCCTACTCAATGTTGGTCTTTCTGAGGATGAAGCCAAACGTAATGTCATGAAGCTCTCGGGTGGTCAACAGCAGCGTGTGGCGATTGCTCGAGCGCTCGCGTCGAATTCGCCTGTGATTCTCGCTGATGAGCCGACCGGTAATCTCGACGGTGATACGGCTGCGGAGATGATTGAGATTCTCCGGCGCCTCGCCCATGAACAGGACAAATGTGTGATCGTGGTGACGCACTCAAAGCAGTTGGCACACAGAGCGGATGTGGTGTTCCGATTGAAGAATCGCAACCTCGTTCGTCAGTGA
- a CDS encoding ABC transporter permease: MTIFLVLLIASTLLLSTFAVRESAANAGDDLSSKLLSGFMLENNRMTNLGTARGGGTVTRAQIDAIAQLPGVESYVATMNSAVADVVNAEIFRLPGQAEDYSRAEEEKYGNAVPMNAVSRSDLSTAFRAGTFTLTKGRHLTEKDHHKILVHEEFAAKNHLKIGDSLTFKANEYDAENRFHSTASVDAEIVGMFSGQGSPSATLRTELYQNAVFTDLDTGRTINGTNPETEYYHEAIFFVKSVGDLDSVMQEAQKLPFDWEKYLLHKNSQLFGGIGAALEGIHSLLRATFIGTALFAVAALALVLFLWLNERRKETGILLATGVSKLKIFAQYVTENVMIFVLALAASFGTSKLVAQALGNNIVSRASAEAAERGRGGYNLGADFTTSTFQKTIDHVDVTVDPSYLITVGIAGLVLIVIATLIASLPMLTKEPKQLLTQIG, translated from the coding sequence TTGACCATCTTTTTAGTCCTCCTCATCGCATCAACGCTGCTGCTCTCAACTTTCGCTGTGCGTGAGTCAGCGGCGAATGCAGGTGATGATCTCAGCTCCAAGCTCCTGTCGGGTTTCATGCTTGAGAACAATCGGATGACGAACCTCGGTACGGCGCGTGGAGGAGGCACGGTCACGCGCGCCCAGATCGACGCAATCGCTCAGCTTCCGGGGGTGGAATCCTATGTTGCGACGATGAACTCTGCGGTTGCTGACGTTGTCAACGCTGAAATTTTCCGACTCCCGGGTCAGGCAGAGGATTATTCCAGGGCAGAAGAAGAGAAATACGGTAATGCGGTACCGATGAACGCTGTCAGTCGCTCTGACTTGTCAACCGCATTCCGTGCAGGAACATTCACCCTGACGAAAGGGCGTCACCTCACTGAGAAAGACCACCACAAAATCTTGGTACATGAGGAGTTCGCCGCTAAAAATCACTTGAAGATCGGCGACTCCCTGACGTTTAAGGCCAATGAATACGATGCGGAAAATCGTTTCCATTCAACGGCTTCTGTCGATGCTGAAATCGTGGGGATGTTCTCTGGCCAAGGAAGCCCCAGTGCGACGCTGCGCACGGAACTGTACCAAAATGCGGTTTTTACTGATCTTGACACCGGTCGCACGATCAACGGAACAAATCCGGAGACCGAGTACTACCACGAAGCCATCTTCTTTGTGAAGAGCGTGGGTGATCTCGACTCAGTCATGCAGGAAGCGCAGAAGCTGCCCTTTGATTGGGAGAAATACCTCCTCCACAAGAACTCTCAACTGTTCGGTGGAATCGGCGCCGCGCTGGAAGGAATTCACTCGCTGCTGCGAGCCACTTTCATCGGTACGGCCCTTTTTGCGGTTGCCGCACTCGCCCTCGTCCTCTTCCTCTGGCTCAATGAGCGTCGCAAAGAGACAGGAATTCTCTTGGCAACCGGGGTCAGCAAGCTCAAAATTTTTGCCCAGTACGTCACCGAGAACGTGATGATATTTGTTCTGGCGTTAGCCGCATCATTTGGAACATCCAAGCTGGTTGCTCAAGCCCTAGGAAACAACATCGTTTCACGTGCCTCCGCAGAGGCTGCTGAACGAGGAAGAGGTGGCTATAACCTCGGCGCGGACTTCACAACGTCGACCTTCCAAAAGACCATCGATCACGTGGATGTCACAGTGGATCCGAGCTACCTCATCACCGTGGGTATCGCGGGTTTGGTCCTCATCGTCATCGCTACTCTCATCGCCTCTCTGCCGATGCTGACCAAGGAGCCCAAGCAGCTCCTGACGCAGATTGGATAG